From a single Oreochromis niloticus isolate F11D_XX linkage group LG3, O_niloticus_UMD_NMBU, whole genome shotgun sequence genomic region:
- the LOC100708740 gene encoding uncharacterized protein LOC100708740 isoform X9 yields MQQEYVSLQLFYEKMICRILLLIILTSCVSGSFVVNVTQTCYQAEENHNITLEWTFTTKPDRSTRSLSIICCLIARHEHFVLYRVIHGVELSKSQDKTFSGRVQSDKDALREGRIRLQLSRLRTDDSGLYIQSEHRP; encoded by the exons ATGCAGCAGGAGTATGTATCTCTCCAGTTGTTTTAT gagaagatgatctgcaggatcctgctgctcatcatcctcacctcatgtgtctctg gaTCATTTGTAGTCAATGTGACACAGACCTGCTATCAGGCAGAGGAGaaccacaacatcacactggagtGGACGTTCACCACCAAACCTGACAGATCAACCAGATCTCTTTCCATCATTTGTTGCCTTATAGCTCGCCATGAACACTTTGTCCTCTATCGTGTCATTCATGGTGTTGAGTTGTCAAAGTCTCAGGATAAAACGTTTTCAGGACGAGTCCAGAGTGACAAAGACGCCCTCAGAGAAGGACGAATCAGACTTCAACTGTCCAGACTCAGGACTGATGACTCGG
- the LOC109198942 gene encoding uncharacterized protein LOC109198942 — MIRILLFLSLASSVWTFVLKRTPTVFEAKEDDNITISLDSQLQADVSLADMMCVFHSDVTKILFKMIRGVEDSESQDEQFAGRVQTDRDALRGGRIRLHLSRVTAEDYGSYRCDVSADYDNSLKRWRLETNENFVLSVGRTSDGNSSDVSLKPLIFGPPKGFVSLHMIVRKIKVDKKKPLIAGDTEGPKPAEERPCHEKISLFVLMAFLNVATAGVVLLFIRGLCNLL, encoded by the exons ATGATCAGGATCCTTCTGTTTCTCAGCCTGGCGTCCTCTGTCT GGACGTTTGTTTTGAAAAGGACTCCGACTGTCTTTGAGGCCAAAGAGGACGACAACATCACCATCAGCCTGGACAGTCAGCTCCAAGCTGACGTGTCTCTGGCTGAcatgatgtgtgttttccaCTCAGACGTCACTAAgattttgtttaaaatgatcAGAGGAGTGGAGGACTCTGAATCTCAGGATGAGCAGTTTGCAGGACGAGTTCAGACTGACAGAGACGCTCTGAGAGGAGGACGAATCAGACTTCATCTGTCCAGAGTCACAGCTGAAGACTATGGAAGCTACAGGTGTGACGTGTCTGCTGACTACGACAACAGCCTGAAGAGATGGAGGCTCGAGACAAATG AAAACTTTGTTTTGAGTGTGGGTCGAACCTCTGAtggaaacagcagtgatgtgtcACTCAAACCTCTGATATTTGGACCACCAAAAG GTTTTGTGTCTCTGCACATGATTgtgagaaaaataaaggtggACAAAAAGAAACCTTTGATTGCAGGTGATACTGAAG GTCCAAAGCCAGCAGAAGAAAGGCCATGTCATGAAAAAATCTCATTATTTGTTCTGATGGCATTTTTAAATGTGGCAACTGCAGGAGTTGTACTACTTTTCATAAGAGGTCTTTGTAACCTGTTATGA
- the LOC100708740 gene encoding butyrophilin-like protein 2 isoform X7: MQQEYVSLQLFYEKMICRILLLIILTSCVSGSFVVNVTQTCYQAEENHNITLEWTFTTKPDRSTRSLSIICCLIARHEHFVLYRVIHGVELSKSQDKTFSGRVQSDKDALREGRIRLQLSRLRTDDSGQYLCEVNTDYRFSSARCRVSVSAQRGRERNREGEGE, translated from the exons ATGCAGCAGGAGTATGTATCTCTCCAGTTGTTTTAT gagaagatgatctgcaggatcctgctgctcatcatcctcacctcatgtgtctctg gaTCATTTGTAGTCAATGTGACACAGACCTGCTATCAGGCAGAGGAGaaccacaacatcacactggagtGGACGTTCACCACCAAACCTGACAGATCAACCAGATCTCTTTCCATCATTTGTTGCCTTATAGCTCGCCATGAACACTTTGTCCTCTATCGTGTCATTCATGGTGTTGAGTTGTCAAAGTCTCAGGATAAAACGTTTTCAGGACGAGTCCAGAGTGACAAAGACGCCCTCAGAGAAGGACGAATCAGACTTCAACTGTCCAGACTCAGGACTGATGACTCGGGTCAGTACCTGTGTGAGGTCAACACTGATTACAGGTTCAGTTCTGCCAGATGCAGAGtcagtgtttctg
- the LOC100708740 gene encoding uncharacterized protein LOC100708740 isoform X10, producing MQQEYVSLQLFYEKMICRILLLIILTSCVSGSFVVNVTQTCYQAEENHNITLEWTFTTKPDRSTRSLSIICCLIARHEHFVLYRVIHGVELSKSQDKTFSGRVQSDKDALREGRIRLQLSRLRTDDSGTRRFSKS from the exons ATGCAGCAGGAGTATGTATCTCTCCAGTTGTTTTAT gagaagatgatctgcaggatcctgctgctcatcatcctcacctcatgtgtctctg gaTCATTTGTAGTCAATGTGACACAGACCTGCTATCAGGCAGAGGAGaaccacaacatcacactggagtGGACGTTCACCACCAAACCTGACAGATCAACCAGATCTCTTTCCATCATTTGTTGCCTTATAGCTCGCCATGAACACTTTGTCCTCTATCGTGTCATTCATGGTGTTGAGTTGTCAAAGTCTCAGGATAAAACGTTTTCAGGACGAGTCCAGAGTGACAAAGACGCCCTCAGAGAAGGACGAATCAGACTTCAACTGTCCAGACTCAGGACTGATGACTCGG